The proteins below are encoded in one region of Cytobacillus sp. IB215665:
- the fmt gene encoding methionyl-tRNA formyltransferase produces MTRVVFMGTPDFSVPVLQQLINDGYDVIAVVTQPDRPKGRKRVLTPPPVKVEAEKHGIPILQPERLSSKDEYEKVLSLQPDLIVTAAFGQLLPIEILEAPKFGCINVHASLLPELRGGAPIHYAIMEGNKKSGITIMYMEKKLDAGDIITQVEVPISETDHVGTLHDKLSVAGAKLLSETVPLLLNNKITARKQNEDEVTFAYNIKREQEKIDWSRPGYEIYNQIRGLHPWPVAYTMLDGQVMKVWWGEKMSTHNDHVAGTITSIEQDGFIVSTGDDISIKITELQPAGKKRMTAEEYLRGMGSSLQVGVQLGEGHEKK; encoded by the coding sequence ATGACAAGAGTAGTATTTATGGGAACCCCAGATTTTTCTGTTCCCGTCTTACAACAATTAATAAATGATGGATACGATGTAATAGCAGTTGTAACACAACCAGATCGTCCGAAAGGAAGAAAGAGGGTTTTGACCCCACCCCCTGTGAAGGTTGAAGCTGAAAAGCATGGTATACCAATTTTACAACCAGAAAGGCTTAGTTCAAAAGATGAGTATGAAAAGGTGCTCAGTTTACAACCAGATTTAATTGTTACGGCAGCTTTCGGTCAACTTTTACCGATAGAAATATTAGAAGCTCCTAAGTTTGGCTGTATTAATGTTCATGCTTCACTACTTCCTGAACTTAGGGGTGGTGCGCCAATCCATTATGCAATTATGGAAGGGAATAAGAAATCTGGTATTACGATCATGTATATGGAAAAGAAGCTTGATGCTGGAGACATTATTACTCAAGTAGAGGTTCCAATATCAGAAACTGATCATGTTGGTACATTACATGATAAGTTAAGTGTTGCTGGTGCTAAGCTATTATCAGAAACAGTTCCATTGTTACTAAACAATAAGATTACCGCAAGAAAACAAAATGAAGACGAAGTTACTTTTGCTTATAATATTAAGCGTGAACAAGAAAAAATAGATTGGTCTAGACCTGGATATGAAATTTATAATCAGATTCGTGGCCTTCACCCGTGGCCTGTAGCATATACAATGCTAGATGGACAGGTAATGAAAGTTTGGTGGGGAGAAAAAATGAGTACACATAACGATCACGTAGCTGGAACAATCACCTCTATTGAACAGGATGGTTTCATCGTTTCAACTGGTGATGATATAAGCATAAAAATTACTGAGCTACAGCCAGCAGGCAAGAAGCGCATGACTGCTGAAGAATATTTACGTGGCATGGGTTCTTCATTGCAAGTTGGTGTACAATTAGGAGAAGGACATGAAAAAAAGTAA
- the rsmB gene encoding 16S rRNA (cytosine(967)-C(5))-methyltransferase RsmB codes for MKKSNVRNVALDILLSIEKNQSYSNILLNRMIEKNHLNSKDIGLLTEIVYGTIQRKMTLDYFLRPFTQSKRKIEKWVYILLRMSAYQMVYLDRVPDRAIIFEAVEIAKQRGHKGISSMVNGVLRALQREGVPSLAEITDPNERLAIETSHPKWLIKRWVDQLGYEATKQMCEVNLMPPVQTVRVNTNKLTKDELLAHLSEEGYNVVQGDLSDDAIKSMKGNLAKTTAFQEGLFTVQDESSMLVAKSLNVKEHNTILDACSAPGGKATHIAELLKNTGRVVSIDLHKHKVKLVQEQVDRLELSNVETNVLDSREVQQYYAQESFDRILVDAPCSGLGVVRRKPDIKYAKTEEDVLKLAEIQMSILKAVAPLLKKDGILVYSTCTIDKAENSDVIDKFLLEHKEYEQDLTINERLPENVRPYVQNGQLQLLPHYFKTDGFYIACLRKRV; via the coding sequence ATGAAAAAAAGTAATGTAAGAAATGTTGCACTTGATATACTACTTTCTATAGAAAAAAATCAATCGTATAGCAATATTTTGTTAAATCGTATGATAGAAAAAAATCATCTAAATAGCAAAGACATTGGTCTTCTTACAGAAATAGTTTACGGGACGATTCAACGAAAAATGACGCTTGATTATTTTTTACGTCCGTTTACACAATCTAAACGTAAGATAGAAAAATGGGTTTACATCCTTTTAAGAATGTCTGCTTATCAAATGGTATACCTTGACCGTGTTCCTGATCGCGCGATCATTTTTGAAGCAGTAGAAATTGCTAAGCAACGGGGGCATAAAGGTATTTCTTCAATGGTAAATGGGGTTTTAAGGGCCTTGCAACGGGAAGGAGTTCCTTCCTTAGCAGAAATTACTGATCCTAATGAGCGTCTAGCTATTGAAACAAGTCACCCTAAATGGCTCATCAAACGTTGGGTAGACCAATTAGGTTATGAAGCTACTAAACAAATGTGTGAAGTAAATTTGATGCCTCCAGTTCAAACTGTTAGAGTGAATACGAATAAGTTAACGAAAGACGAGTTGTTAGCCCATCTAAGTGAAGAAGGGTATAATGTAGTACAAGGTGACCTGTCAGACGATGCAATAAAAAGTATGAAAGGAAATCTTGCAAAAACAACAGCCTTTCAAGAAGGTTTGTTTACGGTTCAAGATGAAAGCTCTATGCTTGTAGCTAAATCTTTAAATGTAAAGGAGCATAACACTATTCTTGATGCGTGTAGTGCACCAGGTGGGAAGGCTACACATATAGCAGAACTATTAAAAAATACTGGACGAGTTGTGTCGATTGATCTTCATAAACATAAGGTGAAGCTTGTTCAAGAGCAGGTAGATAGGTTAGAGCTGTCAAATGTTGAAACAAATGTGCTAGATAGCAGAGAAGTTCAGCAATATTATGCACAAGAAAGCTTTGATAGAATTCTTGTTGATGCACCTTGTTCGGGGCTAGGAGTTGTTAGAAGAAAACCGGACATCAAGTACGCTAAGACAGAGGAAGATGTATTGAAGTTAGCTGAAATCCAAATGAGTATTTTAAAAGCTGTAGCACCTTTATTAAAAAAAGATGGGATATTGGTATATAGTACATGTACGATAGATAAAGCTGAAAATAGCGATGTCATCGATAAATTCTTACTAGAACATAAAGAATATGAACAGGATTTAACAATTAATGAGAGGCTCCCAGAAAATGTACGTCCATATGTTCAAAATGGACAACTACAGCTATTGCCTCATTATTTTAAAACAGATGGTTTTTATATAGCATGTTTAAGAAAGCGGGTGTAA
- the rlmN gene encoding 23S rRNA (adenine(2503)-C(2))-methyltransferase RlmN, with protein sequence MEDTTKTEQKNNTTNDVIKPSIYSLKLEELQSWLKSNGEKSYRAKQIFEWLYIKRVDSFDDMTNLSKSLRELLVQHFSITTLKTIIQQTSSDGTMKFLFELYDGYSIETVLMTHNYGNSVCVTTQVGCRIGCTFCASTLGGLKRNLSAGEIVAQVVTVQKALDELNERVSHVVIMGIGEPFDNYDQMLSFLKIINDDAGLNIGARHITVSTSGIIPKIYQFADENMQINFAISLHAPNSDIRSNLMPINRAYKLPELMDAVRYYIDKTGRRVSFEYGLFGGVNDQVEHAEELAKLIKGINCHVNLIPVNYVPERDYVRTPKNQIFAFEKTLKKRGINVTIRREHGHDIDAACGQLRAKERKEETR encoded by the coding sequence ATGGAAGATACAACAAAAACAGAACAAAAGAACAATACAACTAATGATGTGATTAAACCTTCTATTTACTCGTTGAAATTAGAAGAATTACAAAGCTGGCTCAAGTCGAATGGTGAAAAGTCTTATAGAGCTAAACAGATTTTTGAATGGCTTTATATAAAAAGGGTTGATTCATTCGATGATATGACCAACTTATCAAAAAGTTTGAGAGAGTTATTGGTACAACATTTTTCGATCACTACCCTAAAAACGATTATTCAACAAACATCATCGGATGGAACGATGAAGTTTTTATTCGAATTGTATGATGGTTACTCAATAGAAACCGTGTTAATGACACATAATTATGGAAATTCTGTTTGTGTAACTACACAGGTTGGATGTCGAATAGGTTGCACATTTTGTGCATCAACTTTAGGTGGTCTAAAACGGAATCTTTCTGCTGGAGAAATCGTTGCACAAGTTGTAACAGTTCAAAAGGCGTTAGATGAATTAAATGAACGTGTTAGTCATGTTGTGATAATGGGTATTGGTGAACCATTTGATAATTATGATCAAATGCTATCCTTTCTAAAAATCATCAATGATGATGCAGGTTTAAACATAGGTGCGAGACACATTACGGTTTCAACGAGTGGTATTATCCCTAAAATTTATCAATTTGCTGATGAGAACATGCAAATTAATTTTGCTATATCATTACATGCACCAAATTCAGATATAAGAAGTAATTTAATGCCTATTAATAGGGCTTATAAATTGCCAGAATTAATGGATGCGGTACGTTATTATATTGACAAAACGGGAAGGCGCGTGTCATTTGAATATGGTTTGTTTGGTGGGGTCAATGATCAAGTTGAACACGCAGAAGAGTTGGCCAAGCTGATAAAAGGAATTAACTGTCATGTGAACTTAATTCCAGTTAACTATGTACCAGAACGCGATTATGTACGCACACCGAAAAACCAAATATTTGCTTTTGAGAAAACGTTGAAGAAACGTGGAATCAATGTAACGATCAGACGTGAACATGGACATGATATCGATGCAGCCTGTGGTCAAT